CTCATCAAGCTACATTCAAATCAAAACCAATGGAAAAAGACAAAGGTGTTTTATACTACTATTGCAATTCTTATAGCAGTCACGGTCACTTCACTTACCGTTAGCAGAGGCAGTTGCAATACGCTGGCCAGCATAATCAAAGCAGACATCCAATATTTCATCACTGTGACTTGTTAACGTGGCTATATGTGTCCCAGTCATAGCATTCCACAGCTGCATAGATAAATAAGggttatttttttgcttattttgacTAATTTACTTGATAGCTATCTAGTTGATCCATAAATCAAAATGTATAGGCCATTTCTGATGTCTGACAATGTATTAACATGAAACCTAGATATAAATCAATAAAGAGTCAATGTTTAGTCAGTTTAATGAAGtcctatatattttttatttcagtgaattgATTAAACAAgccttaaaatatatatttttatttaactggaATTCACTGAAATGAATAAGCTTATGGGTTTTGCATTTAGTTGTAAATTCTTTAATGAATTACATGTACAGTTTAAAAGAATGCTTTTCCATTTacaaaagatacatttttatatatctaGTAGCTGTATTCAGTACATACTCAACTTTCTTACCATGCATGTTTTGTCCATTGATCCGGTGACAATGAGAGAACAGTCCCAGTTGAACTGTGCACTGCTAATCTCTCCACGGTGACCTATTAAAGTATGTAACATCCTACAAAAAAGAGAATTTAGATTTTTAGTGTGTATTTTGATATACACATATAAATTATAAGTAAGTTTATAAAATTATATAGTTAAGGTGTCAAGTCTTCACCATTTTATTCATTAAAGCAATTAAACGGAGTGGTACAGCTCATTTAGGATTCTAGTACTACATCAATTccatttttttatctttgagaCAGAGAGTCAGTAaggaacaaaatggaaaaatcctctcttctttttcaaaaatattttagtggatgtattttcagtgaaatgtgaTGACTTTCCAATGCCAGAGACAGATTTCTTGTATTCATCTATATACAAAGCACAGACAGCAAGTTTTTCCACATTAGTCTCCCATTATCCTACTTCAACGAACTGTAAAGAGTACATCTTTAAAACTCCATATAATCTAAACCTTTCATAAAATCCACTGACGATCAAATGGAACTTAATCAGGTACTTAATGTGAGCATATttccaagtaacaagcaaatgacagacaaactgaaatatgatTTCTAATCCTCATTAATCCTAAATTTCTTGCTGCACAAGACTGGCAATACTAGTTCCATTAAATTCTTCATCTTTAGCTGAATAGAGAGGGCACAATTAGCCATTATTGCTTCCTATGAATTAATGGCCTATAAGGCAACGAACCCTGAAAAAGATTaattgatatatatatataaaaggatTAGTAAATTAGGTTATTATCACAATGCTAATATCACTGCTATCATTAATAGAAAACTGCTTTAACTAATGGATAAACTAATGACTAGAAAAACAACTAAATGAGTTTAAgtgactgaaatgtttttattcattGCGTAAGATATATAAGGGTAGCTAAATTAATATATATGCTAAATGAACAGCAAAGCAAATCTCCTGAACAATTGAGTTTTCTATTTGTTTATGATAAAAAACTTGATTATACTCACATCGTTGTACAGAATTACTCCTTTTACTTTCTAACAATGTGAGGCCTGCACTGTATGTAACTATgtaactatattttttttacaataaaaccaaaaatcaataAGTAGAAAATAACAGtggaaaacttctttattttgtgaCCATATTATTTGGCCATCAAGACTGCTTATTGCAATACCTAATACCCAAAATACccaataaggaaaaaagtttaaatttaaaatttaaaagttttattttccagatttcGAAAAGGCAGTCCAGACTTCAAGCTTCAACGTAAATATTCAATCAATAAGCAGAATAAAGAGCAATATGTGGAACATCTCACAGAAACCACTATCAGCTAAACAATTGGAAAGAACCCAGAAAACGGGCTTGTGAAATGCCATAAAAATTTTCCctttgaattattaaaaaaaaaaaatcaaaaaaaatcagcttcagTCATGATAATACTTCTTTAGCCTTCTGTTTCCAGTGAAATTTAATATATGGATGCTCTAATATTTTCACCACAATTGCAAATAAGAAGAAACTGTCTCTCTCAGCATCCTGGTATCCAGCACTTCTGACCCCAGTTACAGGCTGTTGCTTTGTCAAATGAAACTCTGAAGACACCTTCAACTGAACTATAGCTGACTGTGGAGCTGCCATGGAGAAATTATTGACGGAATACAGACCTATATTACAAAAGTAtgttcccctcctcctttttttttttttttttttttaaattctaacaTGTTATGAAGAAAATCTTGAACTTTCTTGAGATTTCTGTCCCTACATCAACTACCCTCAGGACAATTCTGGATACCTACCCAGAATAAAACTGAGGAACACAGACACTCATCAGTCAGccagcaaaattaaaagaaacttcAAGTTTTGCTCCTAAGTATTTACATGCCAAACATTAAACTGTTGGTGTTGAATAAGCTCAAAGCTTACAGCATCAAGCCTTAAATGATGTATTATGTGTAcgttattttttaaatcacatgATTACTCTCATTTTGAAGCGATACACATTGTTTATTACCCAAAGATATCACTATATACCCACATtccttttatatataaatttcaGAGATATTTCCCttgctctcacaaaaaaaaaaaagacatgaccTGTGAAAACATAATAAATCATTATCTTCATAAATTACTTTGTCAATAATCAGAGCAATCATTTTATTATTCTACTTATACTGAGTTTCCAGTTGAAAAAACAAGTGGATTTGTCAGGATAACCCAAGTTCATATTTAGCTATTACATAATTATTTGTTGGCATCATGATCAAGACATTTTGTTCTCTGCAGTCAGAGGGGCCaaattttctcctctttataAATTTATACTGACATAAAGGAttgtgagaaggaaaacagaccctctatattttttaaagacaatatGACCAGACTAAATTTCTGTGAcataaaatacactttctttCTACTTTAACAGTCTGTTCCAAACCATGAGTTTCCATgttgataaaatattttcctgtttggaGAATTCATCAGCAACAAACACAGGATCTGTGCATTCTCAGTGCCTCCTCAGTGCTCATAAGatgaaaatttagaaaaaaaaacatatacaaAAGCATTTCATGAGCAGCATTCcttttcagaagaagaaagggaacaggAGTAACAAATGATAAGATGAAGGAACGCATACtctaaatgaagcaaaaaataagGTCTGTAATTTGTAGCTCAACATTGTCTCTTTCATTTGTCATTAAAACATGCAATGtaaaaaatggtatttattAGTACTTTAGTACCTGCCGGTGCCGACATCCCACACTGCTACTGTATGGTCAAAGGAGCCAGTGATAATCCTATCTCCAGTGGTGTTGAAAGATAATGCAATAATTTCTGCTGAGTGCCCCtgagagaattttaaaaaaggagtatGAGAATTATGACTTTTCCATTAATGTAGTTTAATATGTagctttttttcagcagcataaTACTTCTAAAACCCTCCAATATATTATTCACTGTCCTGTCCAGTATATCACAATTTTGACAGAAAGATCTACTGGACTGTGGAATAGTCAATATCCCAACAACTGCAAACAATCAGGCACATAACTTAAGCAGTGAGCAATTGTCCAGTGATGTCATCAGTGCATATTTTCCATATTTGATTTAAACAGAATCACATTTGTTCACCAATACATACTGAAATCAGATGATTCATCTACAGTAAACTACAGTACAGCTTGTCATTGGTGGTGGTGGAGAGGGTTGGAAAAATGAATGTAAGCATACTTATAAGCAAAAGTTTCACACATTCCactgctctttgctctgctcagGGCTCtaaggaagagaaattaaagagggagaaaatgcCTTCCTCACTCTGTAGGCCACATACACCAAAGGAACCTTATGAACTACCTGTTACTCAGGATTCATGTgagagaaatgcatttaaacagCACGTGCCAATCTGAACCTGTGGAATCCCAGCAAGCCATGTAGAGCAAAGAGGCACTGCAATCTAGAAGTAACTGGATGGCTGTCCTCTGCTGGAAGAAGACCCATACAGATGTAGTGTCTGATATTAATGTTCCCAGAGTTACTTTATGTTAACGCAGAGGAGGTCATAATTTACAGTATAGCAAGATGTTTTAATGAGCAATGGAAGGCATTCTGATCTATAGCAGTAATgctgaaatgagaaaatctGTCTTTTGATAAATAGGACTTCTTATAAAATACCATAGTAATACCTGGTAAAAAAAACTCTGCAAGTTTTGAAACTGTTGTAATGGTTATACTGTTATTGATCTCCGTTAGAAAACTAAGAAAGCAAGGAACACCTTTAAGAACATAAGGAAGGCAAACATACACTTAAAGTGACTagttcttctcctttctctatATCCCATAATTTGGCAGTGGTATCCATGCTTCCAGTTGCCACCAATGTGCTCTGAAGATTAAATGATAAACATACCTGTAGCAAGAAACATTGGATGGAAAAAGTGGGAAAGGAgagtatttatatacattttctCAAAAACAAGGGTCgggattaatatttttaaacaagacaAAAGTCTGACTTAATATTTTATGGCATACACAAAAATTGCAGAGTTCTTCCAACAGTTCACTAGAAGAGCAACAAATCCTTATCACATAGCTCTGGATGACTACTCAAATCAAATGGACTAACTGGCTGCTTTGCAATGGCAATGCATTCAAAAGACTTACTGGAAGACTTCCTGTATTGTTTTCTGAGCCTAGATTAAAATTCACTATTTAGGTGCTTCATTTTGTGTCACAGGGAGAAATTATTTCGTTCacaaagttttaatgaaaatcaaTACTGAAGCAGTTTGTTAATTTATTAACAGCACATAGATAACTGGCAGAGAACTATATATTCAGTATTGGTATCTGTAATACAATAGATGAACTCATGCCAGACAGTCCTCCCTAACACTATCATTTGGTAGGCTTCCTCTTGAACTTGATCAGTTTGGGGCAAAGACCCTCTAGACAGTTTTGTGTACCCACAAACACTCTCCGTACACTCACACTCTTAACAGGTGTCATTATCTAGGCCATTTGCCAAGGGTGTCCTCACAACGTCatgtttatttatgaaaaagcaagaacaaaagcTCAACAACTTCCGTAattcatttttcacattaaaaaatcaTGTACTCATCTTCCCATTCTCTGTAATTATTCAATATGATTGTTCTGCTAATAAAGAATAGGAGGTGCCAcgtaaaaaggaaaacagtagcTGAGGTCACTGGTGCATTTTCACTAtgcccatttcttttttttttttcttttttttttatattgaataACTATGGACATGCCCTTACCAGCAATGTATCATACACAATAATGGCCTTTCAGAAACAGGTCTCATTCAGAAAAACACATCATTTTCTGCTGGCTATTATCTTCTCCTAATTACTTGCTAGCACAACTCATAACACTTTGGGTCTAATCTAACCCCTGCAGAAGTCAGAAGAAATTGAGAGGCCTTTTTTTAGCTAGCTGATTTGTGGAAGCAAAATCACTGCAGCCTGTCTCAataagtaaaaatgttttccattgtaAGGGATAACTATTTCAAAGTATCCAGAGAAtcaaaaatccactgaaactaACCTCACCTTCCACCAAGGTAAAACACCATTTTCTCACACTAGTGATAGGCCTCGCAATCTACAAATTAAATTCCAATTGTTTCCAGAAACAATTTCCAGAAATGCTTTATTGAATAATGATTGTATAgctatttttgttaaaaaaatatactctGCATTGAAATTAAGCGTTTCAGTGGATTTGCCCTGATCTTTTCAATCAGAACGCCGTGCATCAAGATATTTGCTATTGCTAATAGGGCTCCTAGTGCATTGGAAAGGAAACCAACCATTTTTAAGCTTCAGCTGTTTTCAGTCATATATCTCTGACATTTCAGCATCCCACATATTTTCAGTTAACACacttaaaatttcagaaattcaTTCTTCTATGGCTCCAATTGGTCCTGCACATGAACTACAGATCTCAGCGTGAAAGAGCAATACAAGCAATGACGTTCTTGTGTATTTAGTTCTGCACATGAGAGGCAAtgcaagatattaaaaaaaaggatatataAACAAATCAATGAATAAACATGTGCAATAAATTGAAAATTCCGAATGTTatggtatttttcaaaaatgttttaacatttaGCAAACAAGGGAAATTggaacaaactaaaaataaaaatatcttttcaaacTGTATACAACGTTTTGTTCTATTTCTTAAGAACTGTCAGGCTATCTTGGAGTGCAGAAATGTTCACAATGTCTGAATGTGTGAACAGATGCAGCAGAATAGCTGCCCCTTCCAATGTCAGCTCACAGGGACTTGGAACCCACAGCCATCAATGATGCTCCAAGGAAACATAAAGGAATAAGAAATGTCTATCAGTACTCACTATTTCTGCACTATGTCCTCTGAAAGTATGGTAACATTTTCCTGTTTCCGTACTCCACAGTTTGCAGGTTTTATCAAAAGATCCAGTGGCAATCTTGTCACTAAATGGAAAAAGTcctgtcatttttatttagaaaaaaacctctgacTTCAAAGACAGTAGAACTCACAGAAACAATACTTAGTCATCAAAGCTTGCATGCATTTTGGTGCATTCTGCTGAAATACAAGATCCTGGAGCAGGATTTCACAAatagtaagggaaaaaaatagcagacaTAATGTTTCTAAAAGAGCCACCATGCCTATCTATTAGCACAGAAGTGTTCATAACTGATGACTAACCTACATTAGGGATGAAGTTAGCTGCTGTACTTCCAGATGTGTCTAAAAGTTATGTCATTTCATCAGATAGCATCTGTTAATCAAGTTATAAACTCTTTTTTATAAGTAGTTTACCCCAAACTTCAGAGGTCGAACTCcactcccactgaagtcagtgttGTGACCAACCGCAGTTAGAGCAAGACTGAACTACAGTGAGGCACTCAGAAGATGTAGCAAGGGACACTGTATTGAAACCTAAAgattaccaggaaaaaaaagttctttttttactgaacttttaaattaaaagtagcTCAAGGTTCTCATCAGGTTTTCGCTCGCTATATATTGCTTCTCCACTTCTATGTTACAGTCTAGTTATTGATCCTTGCGCAGATTTTTGTCATACATTAGTTTCTGCAAAGTATATAAAAGAATTtcattaattgcttttttaaagtaaagaatAATATCAGAACATGACATTGACATAGCAGGTTCTAGGTTAGACAAAGTCTTTTCATTTAGAAGGAAATGATGCTCCAAATAGCATAAGAACAAGtctttaaaatttgtttcctCATGATAACTGTGTATTGCTTAACCGATAAATAGGACATCTGACAATGAAAGAAGTAATGTGAtccaatataaaaataagaactAATTTCTCTTATTTTGCAGAGAATCAAAATGGTTTACTTACAACAGCTTCCTCAGGAAGCAAATGACAATGAAACTTCACTAGCTAACATGTCATTCCCTACACCTAACAGGTGGCAATTCTAACCTAGGGCAAACAGTTATTGCAGAAGCACAGATTCATATTTGACATTCACACAGCGGCACCCCTGTGGATTTTATAGAAATTACTCAACAGCTGTGGACACTTCTAAATCATGCCCTAAATAATAATGAATGTGTAATACCAAATGGAGAAATCCTCTTTATTACAACAGAAATGTCCTTTCTCTTTAACTGAAACAACACAAGCTGTCGTAAGTACTATATCTCACACCATATACAATTACATGGAGGCAGTAAAGAATTGTGAACATTCAGAACACAATCTGATCATGTAGATGTTATTGAAATAAATCTGTGTTTCAATATATTAAACTGACTCATACATGATTTTTTCAAGACACTGAATACCTAATGAAATGTATGCTTTGAGTttctaaatttcattttaaaaaattatagctGAAAACATGCTTGAATGTATCTCTTATACAAATAATATACAGTGTCATCCCATGGTGATCAGCTATACTTGAACTTTACAAATTCAGAATTTGTAAACTCTTGCAATTTGAGATAGTCTATTTTATGTCAAAGTTTGAGTAACAGTtctgtatttgcaaaataacATGATTAGCAATTATGATGTATCTCAGAGAAAATTTATTTACCCATAGGGATTATTGAAAACTATTACATAGACAACGTTTCTGTGTCCCTCCAGTGTACGAAGCTCTTCTCCTGATGCAGTATCCCATACTTTGCAGGTTCTGTCATAGCTTCCAGTGATAAAGctaaagcaaagagaaattaatttctgaatacAGTAAATATCTTACTGGCCCTGGTGCATAGTCAAATGAGTTATTTCCACAGATTTCAGTTAGCACTGTCTCAGGCCCtaaatctcttctttctttcaaaaatatagaTTAATGACCACAGAggttccttttttaaaaaatattactcattaaaaaaactTGTTTCTAATCTTTAATGTATTTCAACTAGAAAGCAAGCTGCTCCTTTcaagacatgaagaaaaaaattattaggcATATGCCCACGGGGAAATCAATTAACATGAAATTCCACTACAGTGAAAATCCAAAATGAATTTGAGTCAAAGACTCTTTTAGCTTTTAGTAATATTCACTTTATTGCCATAAAGGTGCTTCTTTCTGAAATATGGTAATCATCAACAAACTATCaccttggaagaaaaaagttacataaATTGAATCTCACCTGCTACTTTTTTGCATCTCCCATTGGTTCTCCCACAGAGGCTTGAAATTCAATCCCCAGTCATGCTTGAAGCTGCTTATAAGCAGCAcagctgaactttttttttgcagcaagaTAAGGGGACTGAAATTCCCTTACAATTTAACTTACAAATACAAAACTTCAATTAGTGATTATGTATTTTGACTTTGAAAACAACTTACCGGGAACCAGATTTGTTAAATGCTACATTAGTCAGTGGCAATATATGTGCTCTAAGTACCTGAAATAGAAGTGAGGAGAGGGAGACGAAAATAACATttgatgcaaataaaaaaaaaattgctcaaaaTATTCACTAGGttattattttctcctcttcctgtcACATTAGCAGTTACAGCTGTAATACATTAACCCTTAACTAAAAAATTCCGCATGCCTCAGCAGGTTGACACTGCAGATACTATACAGTACTGAtttcaaatttatattttacttgAATGAACTCTCTTTTCCCccatatttgctttttctcctccttctctgagACTGGCAAAGTAACCCTAGACCAGAGCTAAAAGGGCAAAAACAAATGAGTGAGGAGACCATGCCTGGCGAGATCACTGATGAAAGAAATCCCAACTAATATTAAGCCTTATATAGTGAATCAAGAGATCCAGATGAATTGAGTATTTTGATACTTTCAGCTGGtatatgattttgttttaaaaaacaggaagaCCAAATATAAGCTACATCTATGTCCTGTGAGGTCATAACAAAAAAGGCATGCAGAACCATAACAAATATACTAATTAAGACAAAATTCAAAGAAGGAATTTCAAATTTGATGTCTGCCTGTATTGTGTAGGTTACGGATGTCACTGTTTTTCTGACATTGCTTCTAAGATCCTTTAATCAGATAGTATATATGTTTCATGTAAATTATCTCATAGCCATAATAATACATATTAAGATTTATCAAACATAGGTGAAAATGGTTTCAGATACTGCCAATGAAAGCCAGCATGCCATAATACTTTGAAAATtaccaaaaatata
This DNA window, taken from Nyctibius grandis isolate bNycGra1 chromosome 8, bNycGra1.pri, whole genome shotgun sequence, encodes the following:
- the DAW1 gene encoding dynein assembly factor with WD repeat domains 1 codes for the protein MRLRRLLLRYYPPGIILEYVQGGEPKTKSIDLLNLRPDTDAIALVEEIGKGEPLITALCKEHVIHLVRRLQEKLGEKEDHKFYLFKVLRAHILPLTNVAFNKSGSRFITGSYDRTCKVWDTASGEELRTLEGHRNVVYVIVFNNPYGDKIATGSFDKTCKLWSTETGKCYHTFRGHSAEIVCLSFNLQSTLVATGSMDTTAKLWDIEKGEELVTLSGHSAEIIALSFNTTGDRIITGSFDHTVAVWDVGTGRMLHTLIGHRGEISSAQFNWDCSLIVTGSMDKTCMLWNAMTGTHIATLTSHSDEILDVCFDYAGQRIATASANGSARVYNAETKKCIAKLEGHGGEISKVCFNPKGNRILTASSDKTARLWDAATGHCLQILEGHTEEIFSCAFNYKGDTIITGSKDNTCRIWH